A part of Neovison vison isolate M4711 chromosome 6, ASM_NN_V1, whole genome shotgun sequence genomic DNA contains:
- the NAA80 gene encoding LOW QUALITY PROTEIN: N-alpha-acetyltransferase 80 (The sequence of the model RefSeq protein was modified relative to this genomic sequence to represent the inferred CDS: inserted 1 base in 1 codon) produces MQPELTLRSNLAALTEDPAXPELTLSPRLAELTPGSACHPEMTLSPGSTELTLDPAHQPEETPAPNLAELTLEPVHCRPELLDACADLINEQWPRSRASRLHSLGQSSDAFPLCLMLLSPRPTPESLPIVVGHARLSRVLDRPQSLLVETVVVARALRGRGFGRRLMEGLEAFAQARGFRRLHLTTHDQLQFYAHLGYQLGEPVQGLVFTSRRLPATLLKAFPRAPPPRPPCKPPSLTAQTSPRAPKGPALPPPPPLPEPLTTSPPSPASPPPQSLLETQYQDLRGCPIFWMEKDI; encoded by the exons ATGCAG CCAGAGTTGACCCTGAGATCCAACCTGGCCGCACTGACCGAGGATCCTG CACCAGAGCTGACCCTGAGCCCCAGGCTAGCTGAGCTGACCCCGGGTTCTGCATGCCATCCAGAGATGACCCTCAGTCCTGGCTCCACTGAGCTGACCCTGGATCCCGCACACCAGCCAGAGGAGACCCCAGCTCCCAACCTGGCTGAACTGACCCTGGAGCCTGTGCACTGCCGACCTGAGCTCCTGGATGCCTGTGCTGACCTCATCAATGAGCAGTGGCCCCGAAGCCGAGCCTCCCGCCTGCACTCCCTGGGCCAGTCCTCAGAtgccttccccctctgcctgatgctgcTGAGCCCCCGCCCCACACCCGAGTCACTCCCCATTGTGGTGGGTCATGCCCGCTTATCACGGGTGCTTGACCGGCCCCAGAGCCTCCTGGTGGAGACAGTGGTGGTGGCCCGGGCTCTGAGGGGCCGTGGCTTTGGCCGCCGTCTTATGGAGGGCCTGGAGGCTTTTGCTCAGGCCCGGGGCTTCCGCCGGCTGCACCTCACCACCCACGACCAGCTGCAGTTCTACGCCCACCTGGGCTACCAGCTGGGTGAGCCTGTGCAGGGCCTGGTCTTCACCAGCCGACGGCTGCCTGCCACCCTGCTCAAGGCCTTCCCCAGAGCACCCCCTCCCCGGCCGCCCTGCAAGCCTCCTAGTCTAACTGCCCAGACTTCCCCAAGAGCCCCCAAGGGGCCGGCActgccaccaccccctcccctgcctgagCCCTTGACCACCTCACCCCCATCTCCTGCAAGCCCCCCTCCACAAAGTCTGCTGGAGACACAGTACCAAGACCTGAGAGGATGCCCCATATTCTGGATGGAAAAGGACATCTGA